DNA sequence from the Tissierella sp. MB52-C2 genome:
AAGCATCTGCTGAATTTGAAAATGGAAAAATTTATGGATTGCTAGGAAGAAATGGAGCAGGAAAGACTACTATTTTAAATTGTATAAATGGTGAACTTAAATATGATGGTGGCAGGATAGTTATTTTTAATAATGGAAAATATGAAGATATTAACTATTCTGATGTAGGATATATTTTTTCTGAGCCTGTTCTTCCAGAGTTTTTAACAGGATATGAATTTTTAAAATTTTATATAGATATAAACAAAGACAATATAAATAATTTACGTTCAATAGATGAATACTTTGATACTATCAAAATTTATGGAGATGATAGATATCGCCTAATTAAAGATTATTCTGAAGGAATGAAAAATAAACTGCAAATGATTTGTACATTCATAACAAAACCACCTATTATTTTGATGGACGAGCCATTAACATCACTGGATGTTGTAGCTGCCTTAGAAATGAAGAAGTTTATAAGAGAGTTAAAAGAAGAACGTATTATTATTTTTTCTACACATATTTTACAATTAGCTATGGATTTATGTGATGAAATAGTAACACTTAATAATGGCACTCTGGAGCAAATAAATCATGAATTAATTAAAAGTGGTGAGTTTGAAGCCACAATTATGGATATATTAGGGGATAAGAGTAATGAATAGGACCTTTATAAATAGTTTTAAAGTTGAATTTGCTCGAAATGCCAATAAGCTAATATATTATCTGAAAAAAGTTTATTTTATAGGTAAGAAAATACCAGACAATTTATATGAAAGGACTAAAGCAAAGTTAATTTTAGGAGTTATAAGTAAAATACTAAATATAATAATGGGCTTTATATGGAAATCTTTATATTTAGGGATAATGGTCATTTTACCATCATATTGGATAACTAAAAATATCTCATTAGTAAAACCATATTTTTTGCATATATTTTTCTTTTTAAGCTTTATATTAGCATCTTTTATGAAAACTTCCATCTTTGATAGTGGAAATCAATCGGCTTTTTATATGATAAGATTGATGAGAAGTGATGCTAGGGAGTATTATAGAAGTAGATTATTGTATAACAGGGTAATGGAATTTATAAATTTTAGTATTCCCATGCTTGTAATAGGTAGTTTTATTCATATTACACCTTTAAAAGTTTTAATTATATTATTAGAGCTTACAGCATTTAGACTAATAGGAGAAGCTATATATCTTCTTATGTATGATAGACTTAACATAAATTTGGAAAAACATAATGTTTTACAAGGTGTATTAATGGTTTCTGGATTAATAATGGCATATGTATTACCCATAGCCAAATATACTATTAATCTTGAAAGTTTATTGTTTAATGTTTTTATAGGAGGTACGGTTATATTAGTTGGGATAATATGCCTTTTATATGCATGGAATTATAAAAGATATACAATTTTATCTAGAGAATTGTTGGGTAAAGTTAATTTAATAGACATAGAAAGTATAAAGACTGATATTAGCTTTGGAGATGTAAAGCTAAATGAAAAGAAAATAAATAGGGAAAGTTTAAGAAATAAAATTTATGATAACAAAGAAGGATATGAGTATTTAAATTCAATATTTTTTTCAAGGTTAAAAAAGGTAATTTCTTTTCCAATAAAAATAAGAGTTGCAATTATAGGAGTCATATTTTTGGTTGGTGTTTGCTTGGCAATATTTAAACCTGAAAACGGGAAGGATATTATAAAAATCTTTGAACAAAAAACTTCTATATTTGTTTTTATAGTGTATATGATGTCAATAGGAGAAAGAGTTTGCAGGGCTTTATTTTATAATTGCGATGTAAAGCTATTGAGATATAATTACTATCGAAGTGGAGAAGTTATCTTAAATAATTTTAAAATAAGATTAAAAGAAATAATTGCTTTTAATCTTATACCAGCAATAACATTATGTTTATGTATTTTAGGAATTGTGATAGTTAATGGTTATACATATAAGCTCGTAGGTATGTTACCTTTATTTTTATGTATTATCTGTCTGTCTTGTTTTTTCTCCATACATTATTTATTTATATATTATATTATTCAACCTTATTCAGCTGAA
Encoded proteins:
- a CDS encoding ABC transporter ATP-binding protein, with translation MKLVLENIEKSFGEKKVLKKASAEFENGKIYGLLGRNGAGKTTILNCINGELKYDGGRIVIFNNGKYEDINYSDVGYIFSEPVLPEFLTGYEFLKFYIDINKDNINNLRSIDEYFDTIKIYGDDRYRLIKDYSEGMKNKLQMICTFITKPPIILMDEPLTSLDVVAALEMKKFIRELKEERIIIFSTHILQLAMDLCDEIVTLNNGTLEQINHELIKSGEFEATIMDILGDKSNE